One part of the Streptomyces sp. AM 2-1-1 genome encodes these proteins:
- a CDS encoding SRPBCC family protein, translating into MFTPFLAKAAAFPLTFLFGLTGSGQHPVGVDTTAPVITREDIVIHAPLERIWKIQTDVENWPLWQPDVSEATRVTPGRLRPGSVFRWSVEGLSGITSTVEQVEPGRRIVWGGPAQGITAVHVWTFTPRADGVHVHTEESWSGDPVEAATSALQAALDASLDDWVHNLKARAES; encoded by the coding sequence GTGTTCACCCCCTTCCTCGCCAAGGCCGCCGCGTTTCCCCTGACCTTCCTGTTCGGTCTGACCGGCTCCGGGCAGCACCCGGTCGGCGTCGACACCACCGCCCCCGTCATCACCCGCGAGGACATCGTCATCCACGCCCCCCTGGAGCGGATCTGGAAGATCCAGACGGATGTCGAGAACTGGCCGCTGTGGCAGCCCGACGTCAGCGAGGCGACCCGGGTGACGCCCGGCCGGCTCCGGCCCGGCTCCGTCTTCCGCTGGTCGGTGGAGGGGCTGAGCGGCATCACCTCCACGGTCGAGCAGGTCGAGCCCGGTCGCCGCATCGTCTGGGGCGGGCCGGCCCAGGGCATCACGGCGGTGCACGTGTGGACCTTCACCCCCCGTGCGGACGGGGTGCACGTCCACACCGAGGAGTCCTGGTCCGGGGATCCGGTCGAGGCCGCGACCTCCGCCCTCCAGGCAGCGCTCGACGCCTCGCTCGACGACTGGGTGCACAACCTCAAGGCCCGGGCCGAGAGCTGA
- a CDS encoding medium chain dehydrogenase/reductase family protein: MGDGAYVEVVLPGKVEPEGLELRSGPVPAPGVGQVLVRMEATGVSFAEQQMRRGRYYDQPAFPFVPGYDLVGTVLGSGTGAGAGLIGKRVAALTKTGGWASHVVLDAADVVEVPDGVGAAEAETAVVNGLTAWQMLHRKARVRSGATVLVHGANGGVGSVLVQLATAAGATVVGTASARHHEGLRALGVIPVDYRNDDVPARVRELAPGGVDAVFDHVGGRSVVDSWSLLARGGTLVSYGSAATRDDEGSGALPVVKLLGRVWLWNWLPNGRSAYFFNVWAGRAYAKNRFRARVRADLTQVFGALRRGDLTARIAAEIPLARAAEAMRLAESGTVAGKVLLVP; this comes from the coding sequence GTGGGTGACGGCGCATACGTCGAGGTGGTCCTGCCGGGCAAGGTCGAGCCGGAGGGTCTGGAGCTGCGCTCCGGTCCGGTGCCGGCGCCGGGGGTGGGGCAGGTCCTCGTCCGCATGGAGGCGACGGGGGTGTCGTTCGCGGAGCAGCAGATGCGCCGGGGCCGGTACTACGACCAGCCCGCGTTCCCCTTCGTTCCCGGGTACGACCTGGTCGGCACGGTGCTGGGGAGCGGCACCGGCGCCGGTGCCGGGCTGATCGGCAAGCGGGTGGCCGCCCTGACGAAGACCGGCGGGTGGGCCAGCCACGTGGTGCTCGACGCGGCCGACGTGGTGGAGGTCCCGGACGGGGTCGGGGCCGCCGAAGCGGAGACCGCGGTCGTCAACGGCCTCACCGCCTGGCAGATGCTGCACCGCAAGGCGCGGGTCCGCAGCGGCGCGACCGTCCTGGTCCACGGTGCCAACGGCGGTGTGGGGTCGGTCCTGGTCCAGCTGGCGACGGCGGCCGGCGCCACGGTCGTGGGTACGGCGTCGGCCCGCCACCACGAAGGGCTGCGGGCGCTCGGGGTGATCCCCGTCGACTACCGGAACGACGACGTCCCGGCCCGTGTCCGGGAACTGGCCCCCGGCGGTGTCGACGCCGTGTTCGACCACGTCGGCGGCCGGAGCGTCGTCGACTCCTGGAGCCTGCTCGCCCGGGGCGGCACCCTCGTCTCGTACGGCAGCGCCGCCACCCGCGACGACGAGGGTTCGGGTGCGCTGCCGGTGGTCAAGCTGCTGGGCCGGGTCTGGCTCTGGAACTGGCTGCCCAACGGCCGCAGCGCGTACTTCTTCAACGTCTGGGCCGGCCGGGCCTACGCCAAGAACCGCTTCCGGGCCCGTGTCCGAGCCGACCTCACCCAGGTGTTCGGCGCCCTACGGCGGGGCGACCTCACCGCTCGGATCGCGGCGGAGATCCCGCTCGCCCGTGCCGCGGAGGCGATGCGGCTGGCCGAGTCCGGCACGGTGGCCGGCAAGGTCCTCCTCGTCCCGTGA
- a CDS encoding TetR/AcrR family transcriptional regulator gives MADGASTPRERYRQQIRAEVKECAREQIATAGASGLSLNAIAKRMGMSGPALYRYFAGRDELITELVRDAYRSLADAFVAAGEEAGPAGLAEVLRRWALEDPHRYFLVYGTPVPGYEAPEDVTAIAGEMMTVLLGACAAAAVSAAAGPDFHAFEADLAAHHAWAGAHPDTPPAALRLALALWTRLHGVLSLELAGHFTGMGLDPALMYAAEVEALTAGE, from the coding sequence ATGGCCGACGGTGCATCGACCCCACGTGAGCGGTACCGGCAACAGATCCGCGCGGAGGTGAAGGAGTGCGCCCGCGAGCAGATCGCCACGGCGGGCGCCTCGGGACTCTCGCTCAACGCCATCGCCAAGCGGATGGGCATGAGCGGCCCGGCCCTCTACCGGTACTTCGCCGGCCGCGACGAACTCATCACCGAACTGGTGCGGGACGCCTACCGCTCCCTCGCCGACGCCTTCGTCGCGGCGGGCGAGGAGGCCGGTCCGGCCGGCCTCGCGGAGGTGCTGAGGCGCTGGGCCCTGGAGGACCCGCACCGTTACTTCCTGGTCTACGGCACACCCGTACCCGGGTACGAGGCGCCGGAGGACGTCACCGCGATCGCCGGCGAGATGATGACCGTCCTGCTCGGCGCGTGCGCCGCCGCCGCGGTGTCCGCCGCCGCAGGCCCGGACTTCCACGCCTTCGAGGCGGACCTGGCCGCCCACCACGCCTGGGCGGGCGCCCACCCCGACACCCCGCCGGCCGCTCTGCGCCTCGCCCTGGCCCTCTGGACCCGCCTGCACGGCGTGCTCTCCCTCGAACTCGCGGGCCACTTCACCGGCATGGGCCTGGACCCCGCCCTGATGTACGCCGCCGAGGTGGAGGCGCTGACCGCCGGAGAGTGA
- the orn gene encoding oligoribonuclease: protein MNDRMVWIDCEMTGLSLTDDALVEVAALVTDSELNVLGEGVDIVIRPPDAALETMPEVVRRMHTTSGLLDELAGGTTLADAEAQVLAYVREHVKEPGKAPLCGNSVGTDRGFLARDMQALEGYLHYRIVDVSSVKELARRWYPKAYYNSPDKNGNHRALADIRESIAELRYYREAVFVPQPGPDSEHAKEIAARHVVRAQQ from the coding sequence ATGAACGACCGCATGGTATGGATCGACTGCGAGATGACCGGCCTCTCGTTGACGGACGACGCACTCGTCGAGGTGGCCGCGCTGGTCACCGACTCGGAGTTGAACGTGCTCGGCGAAGGGGTGGACATCGTGATCCGCCCGCCGGACGCGGCCCTGGAGACGATGCCCGAGGTGGTGCGGCGGATGCACACCACCTCGGGCCTCCTCGACGAGCTGGCCGGGGGCACCACCCTCGCCGACGCCGAGGCCCAGGTGCTCGCCTACGTGCGCGAGCACGTCAAGGAGCCGGGCAAGGCACCGCTCTGCGGGAACTCCGTCGGCACCGACCGGGGCTTCCTGGCGCGCGACATGCAGGCGCTGGAGGGATACCTCCACTACCGCATCGTCGACGTCTCCTCGGTCAAGGAGCTGGCCCGGCGCTGGTACCCGAAGGCGTATTACAACAGCCCGGACAAGAACGGCAACCACCGCGCGCTGGCCGACATCCGTGAATCCATCGCGGAGTTGCGTTACTACCGCGAGGCCGTCTTCGTGCCGCAGCCCGGCCCGGACTCGGAGCACGCCAAGGAGATCGCCGCACGCCACGTGGTGCGCGCCCAGCAGTAG
- a CDS encoding helix-turn-helix domain-containing protein has protein sequence MSQDSASATEAARKLTGRRRREVVAVLLFSGGPIFESSIPLSVFGIDRQDAGVPRYRLLVCGGEEGPLRTTGGLELTAPYGLEAISRAGTVVVPAWRSITSPPPVEALDALRRAHEEGARIVGLCTGAFVLAAAGLLDGRPATTHWMYAPTLAKRYPSVHVDPRELFVDDGDVLTSAGTAAGIDLCLHIVRTDHGTEAAGALARRLVVPPRRSGGQERYLDRSLPEEIGSDPLAEVVAWALEHLHEQFDVETLAARAYMSRRTFDRRFRSLTGSAPLQWLITQRVLQAQRLLETSDYSVDEVAGRCGFRSPVALRGHFRRQLGSSPAAYRGAYRARRPGGGPEAGAVEPVVPAQVSSAARRLPGGPGSPAGLAAFAASPGPAVLGDRPDRAPDGYTGGRPALPGQRSAP, from the coding sequence ATGAGCCAGGACTCCGCATCCGCAACGGAGGCCGCACGGAAGCTGACCGGGCGGCGACGCCGGGAGGTCGTAGCCGTACTGCTGTTCAGCGGTGGCCCGATCTTCGAGAGTTCCATCCCACTCTCCGTCTTCGGCATCGACCGGCAGGACGCGGGCGTTCCGCGCTACCGCCTGCTGGTCTGCGGCGGGGAGGAGGGGCCGCTGCGCACCACCGGCGGGCTCGAACTCACCGCGCCGTACGGCCTGGAGGCGATCAGCAGGGCAGGCACCGTGGTGGTGCCCGCCTGGCGTTCGATCACCTCTCCGCCACCGGTCGAGGCGCTCGACGCGCTGCGCCGCGCCCACGAGGAGGGCGCCCGCATCGTCGGTCTCTGCACCGGAGCCTTCGTGCTCGCCGCCGCCGGGCTGCTGGACGGCCGCCCGGCGACCACGCACTGGATGTACGCGCCGACGCTCGCCAAGCGCTATCCGTCGGTGCACGTCGATCCGCGCGAGCTCTTCGTCGACGACGGCGACGTCCTCACCTCGGCGGGCACGGCCGCCGGGATCGACCTCTGCCTGCACATCGTGCGTACCGACCACGGCACGGAGGCGGCCGGCGCACTGGCCCGCCGACTCGTGGTGCCGCCGCGCCGCAGCGGCGGTCAGGAGCGCTACCTCGACAGGTCTTTACCCGAAGAGATCGGCTCCGACCCGCTCGCCGAGGTCGTGGCCTGGGCCTTGGAGCACCTGCACGAGCAGTTCGACGTGGAGACGCTCGCGGCCCGCGCCTACATGAGCCGCCGTACGTTCGACCGGCGCTTCCGGTCCCTCACCGGCAGCGCGCCGCTCCAGTGGCTGATCACCCAGCGGGTGCTCCAGGCGCAGCGGCTGCTGGAGACCTCGGACTACTCGGTCGACGAGGTCGCCGGGCGCTGCGGCTTCCGGTCGCCGGTCGCGCTGCGCGGTCACTTCCGCCGCCAGCTCGGCTCCTCCCCCGCCGCGTACCGGGGCGCCTACCGGGCCCGTCGTCCGGGCGGGGGCCCGGAGGCCGGTGCGGTCGAACCGGTGGTGCCCGCGCAGGTCTCGTCGGCGGCACGGAGGCTGCCGGGCGGTCCGGGGAGCCCCGCGGGGCTGGCCGCGTTCGCCGCCTCCCCGGGGCCGGCGGTCCTCGGGGACCGGCCGGACCGGGCGCCGGACGGCTACACCGGGGGACGCCCGGCCCTGCCCGGACAGCGGAGCGCCCCGTAG
- a CDS encoding universal stress protein, which yields MAGHESPEPADRKQVADPGSDPLTVEETRHSCDPAFRHGVVVGFDGSTSSERALAYAIGMACRSGSGLIIVHVANRLPTTVWAGCEPPVFVDVPDHRTEVLGLELACAEYLSEVPWVLVERGGDICHELEEVGREYAADAIVVGSTHGLVGRIFGSVAGRLARRAQRPVIVIP from the coding sequence ATGGCCGGTCACGAATCCCCTGAACCCGCAGACCGCAAGCAGGTAGCCGACCCCGGGTCGGACCCTCTGACGGTCGAAGAAACGCGTCATTCCTGCGACCCGGCCTTCCGGCACGGTGTCGTGGTCGGTTTCGACGGCTCCACGTCCAGTGAGCGCGCCCTCGCCTACGCGATCGGCATGGCCTGCAGATCCGGCTCCGGACTGATCATCGTGCACGTCGCCAACCGGCTCCCGACGACCGTCTGGGCAGGCTGCGAACCGCCCGTCTTCGTCGACGTGCCCGATCACCGCACCGAGGTGCTCGGTCTCGAACTGGCCTGCGCGGAGTACCTCTCCGAGGTGCCCTGGGTGCTGGTCGAGCGCGGCGGCGACATCTGTCACGAACTGGAAGAGGTCGGCCGCGAGTACGCCGCCGACGCCATCGTCGTCGGATCGACGCACGGTCTGGTGGGCCGGATCTTCGGCTCCGTGGCCGGCCGTCTCGCCCGCCGCGCGCAGCGCCCCGTCATCGTCATCCCCTGA
- the glmS gene encoding glutamine--fructose-6-phosphate transaminase (isomerizing), translated as MCGIVGYIGRRDVAPLLLEGLQRLEYRGYDSAGIVVTGKAAAGKPGTLKMVKAKGRVRELEARIPKRFAGTTGIAHTRWATHGAPSDENAHPHMDAENKVAVVHNGIIDNASELRAKLVADGVVFLSETDTEVLVHLVARAQAETLEEKVREALRSVEGTYGIAVMHADFNDRIVVARNGSPVVLGIGEKEMFVASDVAALVAHTRQVVTLDDGEMATLKADDFRTYTTEGSTTTATPTTVEWEAESYDMGGHDTYMHKEISEQAEAVDRVLRGRIDDRFSTVHLGGLNLDAREARGVRRIKILGCGTSYHAGQIGAQLIEELARIPADAEPASEFRYRNPVVDPDTLYVAVSQSGETYDVLAAVQELKRKGARVLGIVNVVGSAIAREADGGTYVHAGPEVCVVSTKCFTNTVVSFALLALHLGRIRDLSVADGKRIIAGLRRLPEQISEILAGEDEIKRLAAEYADAKSMMFIGRVRGYPVAREASLKLKEVSYIHAEAYPASELKHGPLALIEPAMPTVAIVPDDELLEKNRAAMEEIKARSGRILAVAHQVQEKADHTIVVPKNENELDPILLGIPLQLFAYHTALAMGRDIDKPRNLAKSVTVE; from the coding sequence ATGTGCGGGATCGTCGGATACATCGGCAGGCGTGACGTCGCTCCACTGCTGCTGGAAGGCCTGCAGCGGCTGGAGTACCGGGGGTACGACTCGGCGGGCATCGTCGTGACGGGCAAGGCCGCGGCGGGCAAGCCGGGCACGCTGAAGATGGTCAAGGCGAAGGGCCGGGTCCGCGAGCTGGAGGCCCGCATCCCCAAGCGCTTCGCCGGCACGACCGGCATCGCGCACACCCGCTGGGCCACCCACGGCGCCCCGAGCGACGAGAACGCCCACCCGCACATGGACGCGGAGAACAAGGTCGCCGTCGTCCACAACGGGATCATCGACAACGCCTCCGAACTCCGCGCGAAGCTCGTCGCCGACGGCGTCGTCTTCCTCTCCGAGACCGACACCGAGGTGCTGGTCCACCTGGTCGCCCGCGCCCAGGCCGAGACCCTGGAGGAGAAGGTCCGCGAGGCACTGCGCTCGGTCGAGGGCACCTACGGCATCGCGGTGATGCACGCGGACTTCAACGACCGCATCGTGGTCGCCCGCAACGGCTCCCCGGTCGTCCTCGGTATCGGCGAGAAGGAGATGTTCGTCGCCTCGGACGTCGCCGCGCTCGTCGCCCACACCCGCCAGGTCGTGACCCTCGACGACGGCGAGATGGCCACCCTCAAGGCCGACGACTTCCGGACGTACACCACGGAGGGCTCGACCACGACGGCCACGCCCACCACCGTGGAGTGGGAGGCCGAGTCGTACGACATGGGCGGCCACGACACGTACATGCACAAGGAGATCTCGGAGCAGGCCGAGGCGGTGGACCGCGTGCTGCGCGGCCGGATCGACGACCGGTTCTCCACCGTGCACCTGGGCGGCCTCAACCTGGACGCCCGGGAGGCGCGCGGGGTGCGCCGGATCAAGATCCTCGGCTGCGGCACCTCGTACCACGCCGGTCAGATCGGCGCCCAGCTCATCGAGGAGCTGGCCCGCATCCCCGCGGACGCCGAGCCCGCCTCCGAGTTCCGCTACCGCAACCCGGTCGTCGACCCCGACACCCTCTACGTCGCCGTCTCCCAGTCCGGCGAGACCTACGACGTGCTGGCCGCCGTGCAGGAGCTGAAGCGCAAGGGCGCCCGGGTGCTGGGCATCGTCAACGTCGTGGGCTCCGCCATCGCCCGGGAGGCCGACGGCGGTACGTACGTCCACGCGGGCCCCGAGGTCTGCGTCGTCTCCACCAAGTGCTTCACCAACACCGTGGTCTCCTTCGCGCTGCTCGCCCTGCACCTGGGGCGCATCCGCGACCTCTCGGTCGCCGACGGCAAGCGGATCATCGCGGGTCTGCGCCGGCTGCCGGAGCAGATCAGCGAGATCCTCGCCGGCGAGGACGAGATCAAGCGGCTGGCCGCCGAGTACGCGGACGCCAAGTCGATGATGTTCATCGGGCGGGTGCGCGGCTACCCGGTGGCCCGCGAGGCCTCGCTGAAGCTCAAGGAGGTCTCGTACATCCACGCCGAGGCCTACCCGGCCTCCGAGTTGAAGCACGGCCCGCTGGCCCTGATCGAGCCCGCGATGCCGACCGTGGCGATCGTGCCCGACGACGAGCTGCTGGAGAAGAACCGGGCCGCGATGGAGGAGATCAAGGCGCGCAGCGGCCGGATCCTCGCCGTCGCGCACCAGGTGCAGGAGAAGGCCGACCACACCATCGTCGTCCCGAAGAACGAGAACGAGCTGGACCCGATCCTCCTGGGCATCCCGCTCCAGCTCTTCGCGTACCACACGGCCCTGGCCATGGGCCGGGACATCGACAAGCCGCGCAACCTGGCGAAGTCCGTCACCGTCGAGTGA
- a CDS encoding GNAT family protein produces the protein MTAPVAPHPWPLYGLRLRTPRLELRLPDTALTDRLASVAGAGVHAPDRMPFTVPWTDGEPEAVARATFQHVLSTIAHWSTDDWCLSLAVLHDGEVIGRQDLMAKGFAVTREAGTGSWLGLAHHGQGFGTEMRAAVLHLAFAGLGAAYAVSAALTDNPASLGVSRRLGYLPDGLVVAPVRGAPATVQRLRLDQARWEEHRRVEVTVEGLDACRGQFGA, from the coding sequence ATGACAGCACCGGTGGCACCGCATCCCTGGCCCCTCTACGGGCTCCGTCTCCGCACGCCCCGGCTGGAACTCAGGCTCCCGGACACCGCGCTCACGGACCGGCTCGCGTCCGTGGCCGGTGCCGGCGTGCACGCACCGGACCGGATGCCGTTCACCGTGCCGTGGACCGACGGCGAGCCGGAGGCGGTGGCGCGGGCGACGTTCCAGCACGTGCTGTCCACGATCGCCCACTGGTCCACGGACGACTGGTGCCTGAGCCTCGCCGTCCTGCACGACGGCGAGGTGATCGGGCGGCAGGACCTGATGGCCAAGGGCTTCGCGGTGACCCGTGAGGCCGGAACCGGCTCGTGGCTCGGCCTCGCCCACCACGGACAGGGCTTCGGCACGGAGATGCGGGCCGCCGTGCTGCACCTGGCCTTCGCGGGGTTGGGCGCCGCCTACGCCGTGTCCGCCGCCCTGACCGACAACCCCGCCTCCCTCGGAGTCTCCCGCCGTCTCGGCTACCTTCCGGACGGACTGGTGGTCGCCCCCGTGCGTGGGGCCCCCGCGACCGTCCAGCGGCTCCGGCTCGACCAGGCGCGGTGGGAGGAGCACCGCAGGGTGGAGGTGACGGTCGAGGGACTCGACGCCTGCCGGGGCCAGTTCGGGGCGTGA
- a CDS encoding acyl-CoA dehydrogenase family protein has product MSLDHRLTAEHEELRRTVEEFAHEVVAPKIGDHYERHEFPYEIVREMGRMGLFGLPFPEEYGGMGGDYLALGIALEELARVDSSVAITLEAGVSLGAMPVYRFGTEEQKRQWLPRLCSGEALGAFGLTEPDGGSDAGGTRTTAVLDEAAGEWVINGSKCFITNSGTDITEWVTVTAVTGRKENGAPLISAIVVPSGTPGFTVAAPYSKVGWNASDTRELSFADVRVPAGNLLGEEGRGYAQFLRILDEGRIAISALATGLAQGCVDESVKYAAERHAFGRPIGANQAIQFKIADMETRAHMARVGWRDAASRLVAGEPFKKEAAIAKLYSSTVAVDNARDATQIHGGYGFMNEYPVARMWRDSKILEIGEGTSEVQRMLIARELGLPAA; this is encoded by the coding sequence ATGTCCCTGGACCACCGGCTCACCGCCGAACACGAGGAACTGCGCCGCACCGTCGAGGAGTTCGCCCACGAGGTGGTCGCCCCGAAGATCGGCGACCACTACGAACGCCATGAGTTCCCGTACGAGATCGTGCGGGAGATGGGGCGGATGGGCCTGTTCGGGCTGCCGTTCCCGGAGGAGTACGGCGGGATGGGCGGCGACTACCTCGCCCTCGGCATCGCCCTGGAGGAGCTGGCCCGGGTCGACTCCTCGGTGGCGATCACCCTGGAGGCGGGCGTCTCGCTGGGCGCCATGCCGGTGTACCGCTTCGGGACCGAGGAGCAGAAGCGGCAGTGGCTGCCGAGGCTCTGTTCGGGTGAGGCACTGGGCGCGTTCGGGCTGACCGAGCCGGACGGCGGCTCGGACGCGGGCGGGACGCGCACCACGGCGGTGCTGGACGAGGCGGCCGGCGAGTGGGTGATCAACGGCTCCAAGTGTTTCATCACCAACTCCGGTACGGACATCACCGAGTGGGTGACCGTGACCGCCGTCACCGGCCGCAAGGAGAACGGAGCCCCGCTGATCTCCGCGATCGTCGTCCCGTCCGGTACCCCCGGTTTCACGGTCGCCGCCCCGTACTCCAAGGTCGGCTGGAACGCCTCCGACACCCGGGAGCTCTCCTTCGCCGACGTCCGGGTCCCGGCGGGGAACCTGCTGGGCGAGGAGGGCCGGGGGTACGCCCAGTTCCTCCGCATCCTCGACGAGGGCCGGATCGCGATCTCCGCGCTGGCGACCGGGCTGGCCCAGGGCTGTGTGGACGAGTCGGTGAAGTACGCCGCCGAGCGGCACGCGTTCGGCCGCCCGATCGGCGCCAACCAGGCCATCCAGTTCAAGATCGCGGACATGGAGACCCGCGCCCACATGGCCCGCGTCGGCTGGCGCGACGCGGCCTCCCGGCTGGTGGCCGGAGAGCCGTTCAAGAAGGAGGCGGCCATCGCGAAGCTGTACTCCTCGACGGTCGCCGTCGACAACGCCCGCGACGCCACCCAGATCCACGGCGGCTACGGCTTCATGAACGAGTACCCGGTCGCCCGCATGTGGCGGGACTCCAAGATCCTGGAGATCGGCGAGGGCACCAGCGAGGTGCAGCGGATGCTGATCGCCCGGGAGCTGGGGCTTCCGGCGGCCTGA
- a CDS encoding hydroxymethylglutaryl-CoA lyase has translation MTTPERVALPMTVPAPGLPARIRIHEVGARDGLQNEKAVVPTAVKAEFIHRLAAAGLTTVEATSFVHPKWVPQLADAEALFPLLGDLSGAGGIALPVLVPNERGLERALALGARRIAVFGSATETFAARNLNRTVAGSLAMFEPVVARAKADGAHVRGYLSMCFGDPWEGPVPVRQVVRVAKALMDLGCDELSLGDTIGVATPGHVRSLLTALNDERVPTGSIGVHFHDTYGQALSNTLAALQHGVSTVDASAGGLGGCPYAKSATGNLATEDLVWMLQGLGIDTGVDLDALTATSVWLAGKLGRPSPSRTVRALSPSPAPSPEE, from the coding sequence ATGACCACGCCCGAACGCGTCGCCCTGCCGATGACGGTGCCCGCGCCGGGGCTGCCCGCCCGGATCCGCATCCACGAAGTGGGCGCGCGGGACGGGCTGCAGAACGAGAAGGCGGTCGTACCGACCGCCGTGAAGGCCGAGTTCATCCACCGGCTCGCCGCCGCGGGGCTCACCACCGTCGAGGCGACGAGCTTCGTCCACCCGAAGTGGGTTCCCCAACTGGCCGACGCCGAAGCCCTCTTCCCGCTCCTCGGGGACCTCTCCGGGGCGGGCGGGATCGCGCTGCCGGTGCTCGTGCCGAACGAACGCGGGCTGGAACGGGCGCTGGCGCTCGGGGCGCGGCGGATCGCGGTGTTCGGCTCCGCGACGGAGACCTTCGCCGCCCGCAACCTCAACCGGACCGTCGCCGGGTCGCTGGCGATGTTCGAGCCGGTGGTGGCCCGGGCGAAGGCCGACGGCGCACACGTGCGCGGCTACCTCTCGATGTGCTTCGGCGACCCGTGGGAGGGTCCGGTCCCGGTGCGCCAGGTGGTCCGGGTGGCGAAGGCGCTGATGGACCTCGGCTGCGACGAGCTCTCCCTCGGCGACACGATCGGCGTCGCCACCCCCGGCCACGTCCGGTCGCTGCTGACCGCGCTGAACGACGAGAGGGTGCCCACCGGCTCCATCGGCGTGCACTTCCACGACACCTACGGCCAGGCGCTCTCCAACACCCTCGCCGCACTCCAGCACGGGGTGAGCACCGTCGACGCGTCGGCGGGAGGCCTCGGCGGCTGCCCGTACGCGAAGAGCGCCACCGGCAACCTCGCCACCGAGGACCTGGTGTGGATGCTCCAGGGCCTCGGCATCGACACCGGCGTCGACCTCGACGCCCTCACCGCCACCAGTGTCTGGCTGGCGGGGAAGCTGGGCCGCCCGAGCCCGTCCCGTACCGTCCGCGCGCTCTCGCCGAGTCCGGCACCGTCCCCCGAGGAGTGA